The genomic window CAAAAATCATGCAGTGTTTTTTCTTGACTTTATAAAGTTGTTCCAGGAATAAAATTAAGTAGGTGGGAAAATCTGACATAGCACATGATGGAAATATGGGAGgggtttttaatgaaaatatttctagctTTTTTTATCCTCCAATTTTCACCACACTAATTTGCTGAGAAGAGCAGTAACAAGTCCAAGGTCACCCATAGGTCAGTGACTGAGTTGGGTGGAGTTTACACCCAGGTTTGCAGAGCGGTCTAGGTGGTTATAAGGCGGTGGTTATAAGGCGGGTGGGGAAAGATAAGATGGCTAAAGATGAGCTAagtgccagggcagggcaggagcctCCCAGAGGGAGGGGCACATTCAGAAGCTAGAAGCTGAGTTTCAACGGGGGGCTTGAGCTCCACCTCCACTTGGAGAATTCATTACTTTGCTTCAGGGTCTGGGAGAGGGTCAGTGGTGAAGACAAAACGCAAACTGGGCCAGGAGTAGCTCCAGGCGCCTTTGTTGTAAGATTCCAAGCTGTAGACAAAGCCACCCACAATAACACCCAGTACTGCAAACAGCTCTAGGCGAGGTTTAAGAGGAAGGGCCAAGGTTCCAATGGCCAGAGCCTCAGAGGCCTGAGGGCTTGTCTCATCAACTAGATGGTCTTACTCCTGAGATCCTGTAGTATCCAGCCTACACGCCTTGCACGTAGCACCGGGCTCTATAAATATCTAAtgctgaggctgggtgtggtggcctgtaAGGCCCAGGGGAAAGGATCAcaaagccaggagttcaaaaccagcgtgggcaacagagtaagaccctgtctctacaaaaaataaaaaataaaaataaaaaaattaggctgggcgcggtggctcacgcctataatccttagcactctgggaggccgaggactgcttgagctcagagcTCAGAGCTCAGAGTTTGAgatcgtctctactaaaaacagaaaacttatattaaaagtagaaaaattaaccagatgttatggctcacacctgtagtcccagctactcaagcggctgaagcaagaggattccttgagcccaggaatttgaggttgcagtgggccatgatgacgccactgtactttACCCAGgcagacagagcgagactctgtctcaaaaaaaaaaaaattaagcaggcatggtggtggcacctgtagttctagctactggggaggctgaggcaggaggatcacttgagaccaggagttcaaggttaccgTGAGCTATGGTGGGATCCTGCttgccagcctgggtgacaaagtgagaccctgtctctcaaaaaataaaatatctaatgcTAACTGCCTCGAGTTGGGAGGCAGAAGCAGCTGGGAGGCTTGCCTTACTTCTAGGGAGGCTCAGCACCCCCATGCCTGCACTGACTCCCCAAGCCTGTCTCCAAGTATGTAGGAGCACATTCATGACTCATCTGATGAGGGAAGCTTTGTGTAAACTGGTGGCCAAAGACCGCTTActggcagggaaactgaggcatgggggtGGGTAGGGAACCATGCATCATACTTGAGGCCCCAAACTCTGCTCCTTGGTCCCTGACCAAACCATCAATACACATGTCACCACAGGAGCTCCTTGTCCATCCTGCACAGCTGGAAATCTGAGTCCAGATAATGGCACAAcactcatttttcttcatccCTCCTCAGTGCCTCAGAATTCATACTCTCCCAAACCTGAAAGGTATTCTTCACTTACATTCACTCAGTGACATGTCACTGAGGCCTCACTATGTGCCTGCTGAGAGCCATTCTAGGGGCTAGAGATACATCAGTGAACACAACAGAGTCCTGCCCTTTGGACCTATATTCTCGTGGCAGAGACAGACTGTTGTATCAACACAGTAAATCAGCAAATTACACCAATGCCTGAGTGATGCAAGcgatgagaaaaaggaaaattagcacAAAGTAGGGGAGATGGGGAAGATGCAGTGGGATGGAGGTGCAGTTTTAAAGAGGGTGGCAGGAAAGCCTCACTGAcgtgagggagagagagtgagccATGCCAACTTctagggaagaacattccagcgCGAGGGAACAGCCAGGGCAAAGGCCCTAGGGTGGGATCACCCTGGTATGCTTAAGAACAATAAAAACGCCAGTGGGGCCTGCCAGACAGTCATCTACTCATCTGTTCATTCACTCGTTGTTCAACAAACATCTACTGAAGACCCACCTCTTTGCCAGGCACCAAGTGGTGCAAACACTCAAGAGGCACAGCCCCTTACCCTCAAAGAAGCTTATAATGCTGTGGGGAAAGGTAAGAAAAAAGGGCCCTAAAAGAGGATTACATCAGGGCAGGAGGACGCTGGCAGAGCTAGGCTCAGGGCCTTCACACACCTTGGGCTGGAGGAGGGTCCAGGAAAGACCCTCAGAGAGACATTGGGCCAGACAGTTGCCCCAGCCCTGACTTCAGTGCTGCTGACCACACTGGCTGTGCTAACCTTGCTCTCTTGTCTTTCTTAGTCAAAAAAGCCTTCCAAACACCAGACTAGTAAACTCTTTTAAGTTGCAGATGTACACTAGGTGTTTGCCATGGCCCGGGCGGCCTCTGACTAAAAACGTGGATGCCAGATGGAAAGATCTGGAAGAGGCCACACTGGGAGGAACCCGGAGTGCAGTGAGTTATGACTAGTTTTCGGAGACCTCTGGGAACTGGGGGAAGTGATGGCGTAAAGCCTCAGGGCCTGTTTGTTAGGGGCGACCGTCACATCACACCCACATGTCCAGGGCGGTCTGCTGCACTAGGAAGACTGTGCCTGCTTTTCCACAGGATCACCAGCACCCCCTCTAGGGCTTGGCCTCAGGCTACCAGCCTCTGTGCAGTGGACTCAACCCAGAATCTGAAGAGTTTAGCTCAGCAGAGCTCTGGCCTAAGAAAAGCTCACTCTGTTTTCCCAGCTTAATGAAAGGGCATTTCTTCACAAGACTGAGCCCAGAGACAGCCCGGGAGGCTCCCACCCAAGAAAGCTCAGGCCTGCGCGGAACAGGGATGGGAAGCCTGCCTAGGTCAATCCATACTGGTTGGATCCAGATCCCAGCTGAACTGATGGGAACGTGCTGTTGGGTATGTCACAAGCAATAGTCCTAAAGACTATAGCGCTGGCAAGGAGGAAGTGCCCTGGAGAGTCCTAATCAGGTTCCTGACCAACACCGTGGGAGAAGTCTTCAGGCTCGAGGCTTTGGATAAGGGTGGGGCACAGGTCTTCACTGCTCTTCTGTCCCCAGCTCAGGGACCTGGGAGAAATAGGTTCCTGGGTCTGCACTCCCAAGTCCCCACAGTCTCTGCCACCAGGCGTCTACGTCTGTCTAGTCTCTGCAGCGAGGCTGCTTCCCCAAAGCTCTCTCCCACTCTGGCTTACATTCCTTACGTCATCCTCAGCCTCAGCTCCAATGCTGACATTCAGTCTGTGAAACTTACCAGGGAGGGTACCAACCAgccaccctggccctgaccccagCATCTTTTCAGACCAAACCTGGCAAGGccagctcctccctctcccactccaAGGCTGTCCTCCACTCTCCTCCCAGCTAGGGTCCTGAAGTCCCTCCTAGCAGCCTCAGCCAGCAGGAGCTCTACCCATCAGAAACGAAGCTGGGAGGGTGTTTGAAAAGCAAAGTCCCCAGGTTTAGGATGAGATCCCCCcattcctttctgcctcctcACTTCCTTTGGCCTAGGAGGGTCCACTCCATAACTGGCTTGTCTACTGCCACTCTAAGGGCTTCTGAGTGGCAGATCTGGAAGGAAAGTTTTGTGGGAAGTAAGGAAAGGAGGAGTGTGTGCCCTGAGCTTTGAGGCTGGTAAGTAAACCCTCCCAAGTGCCTCTCTACCTGAGAACTGGCCAAGAACCCAGGTGAGAAAAAAACACAAGGCAGTGCAAGGCCAGTGGAAGATTTCCAGGGGACCACAGGAGGGAAGCTTATGTTTTGGTGCCTGGGAAAGACAGaacaataaccaaaatttaaTCTGCTTGATCTGCTGAAAAGTTGAAAGTGTTATTTTGGCACTGTTCTGAGTGGACAGCCAAACGTAGATCTCCCAGTTCTGCTTCTGTGGGCTAGGAGATCCAGTGACATCATTCCCCTGCTCAAAAACCTTTCACAGCTTCAAGCATAGAGCGAACTTATTGTCCGTGATGGGGCCCCAAACTACTCCAGTCTCTCTCCCACTGACCACTGATCAGCAGAACCAACGTGCCAGCTAGCTAAACAGGACCACCTGCTGGGTCACAAGCACATCCTTTGCTTCCCCACTCGGGTTCTCTGCTTATGGGGTTCCCTCTGCCTCAAGCACCAAGCCTCTCCATCTTTCAAGGCTCAACTCAAATGCTCCCTTCCCTGTGATAGCTTCCCCAGCCCCTTTCCCATCCACCCCATACTCTAAATCTCCATTGCCCTGCAGTTGGCCTCTTTTCAGGCATTTGCGTTACTCTGCCCTGCTTCACTAGCTCCCCAAGGCCTTGCTCTAGCCCTCCAAATGAACGAGCATGTCTTACTCAGCTTTGATTCAGCAGCAGCACAAAGCACGGTACCTGGCAGACAGCAGACGCTTAAGAATTGTTTCTACTGCCCCCGAATATAGTTCATCTCAGGGGCATGGGAAGTGATGGACAAAGGAACATGAAGAATCACACAAACAGAACCCTAAGCTCAGCAGACACAAAATACACCAGAGAACAAGAGGTGTCACAAAGAAATTTAACTGGGGAGTTGCGTCAGGCCTTACCCTTCTTGAACTCCTCCAGCATGGCATCCAACTTGGTGTCATGGAAGACAAAGTGCACTGGGTGGTTATAGAAGCGGGTGATGGTCTTGAGGGGGGTGCAGTCATCGGGGTCCACAAAGGCCAAGTCTTTGACATAGAGAATATCTACAATATTGGATTGCTCATCTTCAAACACTGGGATGCGGGTATAGCCGCTTTCCATAATCTCCGACATTGTGTTGAAGTCCAGGATGGCATCGCTGGGGAGCATGAAGCAGTTTTGAAGCTGGGTCATGACATCCTCCACAGTTTTGGTCCGTAGTTCCAGGGCACCCTGGATCATATTTAGTTCCTCTTTCACGAGGTCATTATAGGGCTCTGTCACCTTCAACATCTCCATCAGCTTCTCCCGATTGTAAACAGTCCGAATCTCCTGGCCCAGAAAAAAGTCCAGGAGCTTgctgatgggaaaactgaggggGAAGGTGAGTAGCATAAAGAATTTGGTGAGAACGATAGTGTTGGCACCCACAGCCAGCCCGTGTCGGGAGCACAGGGACTGAGGTACGATCTCCCCAAAGATGACAATGCCAATGGTGGAGGAGGCCACCGCCATGAGGCCAGAGCCAATGAGGTTGTCCAGAAGGATAGTGAGAGAGGTGTTGACCAGCACGTTCCCCAGGAGCAGCGAGCAGAGCAAGTAGTTGCCCTTGCGCCGGATAGGCTCAATCTTGCGGGcatactttctttccttctgtgtgCCACAGTTCTGCACAATGCGCAGTTCCATGGGGTCCAGGGCCATAAGCCCCAGGTTGAGGCCAGAAAATATGCCCGACAGCACTAGCAGCACCATAATAAGGAGGATGTGCAGCCAGAGGGGCAGGAACCTCCCAGCCTCTTCCACCATGAAGAGCAGCGAGTCCTTGTCCGTCCACTTCAGCCAGGGCCCATCGGGCTGGGCCCGGGTGCACAGTGCATACAGCTTCATGTTCTCGCTCCTCCGGAGGAACTTGGTGAGCACCACCAGCACGCCGGACGTGTTCCCGCGGCTCACGTTAACCAGCTGCTGGACGACCAGGTCCTTGGTAAGCTCCAGGCAGTTGGTGGACTTGTGGGCGGTCTCCGCGTCGTCCACCTCTGTGAAGGAGATCAGGTTGCTAGAGATGTTTCCCAGGCTCTGGCCGTACAGCCTGAGGTTCACGGTGCTGCCCTCGGACACGAAGATGATGCCATCCGGGTTCATCCCACACGACTTGTTGCAGCTCGCCAGCCTCATGCCCACGATCGCGCCCGGCTGGGGGCTGCCCTGGCCCCGGGCCCCCCGCGCCCATAGCAGCACCAGCAGCACCAGCGCCGCCAGGAGGAGGCGCCCTCGGGCCTGCCCGCCCCCGCCCATCGGCGCCATGTTGCTGTGGCTCTGCCGCCGCCGCTCCCCGC from Eulemur rufifrons isolate Redbay chromosome 19, OSU_ERuf_1, whole genome shotgun sequence includes these protein-coding regions:
- the CNNM4 gene encoding metal transporter CNNM4, with the protein product MAPMGGGGQARGRLLLAALVLLVLLWARGARGQGSPQPGAIVGMRLASCNKSCGMNPDGIIFVSEGSTVNLRLYGQSLGNISSNLISFTEVDDAETAHKSTNCLELTKDLVVQQLVNVSRGNTSGVLVVLTKFLRRSENMKLYALCTRAQPDGPWLKWTDKDSLLFMVEEAGRFLPLWLHILLIMVLLVLSGIFSGLNLGLMALDPMELRIVQNCGTQKERKYARKIEPIRRKGNYLLCSLLLGNVLVNTSLTILLDNLIGSGLMAVASSTIGIVIFGEIVPQSLCSRHGLAVGANTIVLTKFFMLLTFPLSFPISKLLDFFLGQEIRTVYNREKLMEMLKVTEPYNDLVKEELNMIQGALELRTKTVEDVMTQLQNCFMLPSDAILDFNTMSEIMESGYTRIPVFEDEQSNIVDILYVKDLAFVDPDDCTPLKTITRFYNHPVHFVFHDTKLDAMLEEFKKGKSHLAIVQKVNNEGEGDPFYEVLGLVTLEDVIEEIIKSEILDESDMFIDNRSRKRVAEKNKRDFSAFKDADNELKVKISPQLLLAAHRFLSTEVPQFSRSLVSEKILLRLLKYPDVIQELKFDEHNKYHPLHYLYTRNKPADYFILILQGKVEVEAGKENMKFETGAFSYYGTMALTSVPCDRSPAHPAQLSRSASLSYPDRTDVSTSAALAGGSNQFGSSILGQYISDFSVRALMDLQYIKVTRQQYQNGLMASCMENSPQFPSDGCTVCTENCAEKSEMPVVDETTTLLNERNSLLHKASHESAI